The DNA window AACAGGGCAACGAGGAACGTGCCGGCCATAGAAATGATAAGGCCGATCCAGGCAACCTTGCCTAGTTTTTCAAATCCGAACAGCATGCCGATCATGGCAGTCCAAATGGGTGTGCTGGCCATAATAAGTGCGGAATTGCCGGCCGTGGTGCGCGCAATCCCCATAATAAAAGCAACCTGGTAAAAGAAGTAGCCTAACAGGCCAAGCAGTACTACGCGACCGAGGTAGGGCTTCATCTCTGACCAATAGAACAATTTCCAGCTTTTCCGCTGAATCGCCATCATTACCCATAGGCCAAATACAGACACTATAAATCTGAACACGTTCAGCACAAACGGGTGCATGGCTTCCAATGCCTGTTTGAGGATGGGGAAGTTGATGCCCCATATAAGCACAGTCAGGAGGATCAGGCCATCCTCCTTCGAAATACGTGGTTGTTGCAAAGATTGGGGGTTGTAAATTGGGTGTGTTTAATACACTGAGATGTGCTAAAATATCACCCATCCAGTTATGTTGAGATGCCTGTGTCCGGGCATGCCCTGTATTCCTTGAAAATCCTTGCGGGAATGTCTGGTGCATGGGCGGGCATTGTAATCAGGATAAACTTATGGATCTAA is part of the Bacteroidota bacterium genome and encodes:
- a CDS encoding DMT family transporter, producing the protein MQQPRISKEDGLILLTVLIWGINFPILKQALEAMHPFVLNVFRFIVSVFGLWVMMAIQRKSWKLFYWSEMKPYLGRVVLLGLLGYFFYQVAFIMGIARTTAGNSALIMASTPIWTAMIGMLFGFEKLGKVAWIGLIISMAGTFLVAL